From Glycine max cultivar Williams 82 chromosome 11, Glycine_max_v4.0, whole genome shotgun sequence, the proteins below share one genomic window:
- the LOC100805574 gene encoding classical arabinogalactan protein 9, which translates to METHLVFLLGLIFTLVAGVGAQAQGPSTSPAPPTPQASPPPVQSSPPPVPSSPPPSQSPPPASTPPPSPLSSPPPSSPPPSSPPPSSPPPASPPPSSPPPASPPPSSPPPSSPPPFSPPPATPPPATPPPAVPPPSLTPTVTPLSSPPVSSPAPSPSKVFAPALSPSLAPGPSLSTISPSGDDSGAQNLWSFQKMIGSLVFGCALLSMLF; encoded by the exons atgGAGACTCATTTGGTTTTCTTGCTTGGTTTGATCTTCACTCTAGTTGCCGGCGTTGGAGCCCAAGCCCAAGGCCCATCCACCTCTCCTGCGCCTCCCACACCCCAAGCATCTCCACCTCCCGTCCAGTCTTCTCCGCCACCTGTTCCCTCTTCACCTCCACCCTCTCAGTCTCCACCACCAGCTTCCACTCCCCCTCCATCCCCACTCAGCTCTCCTCCTCCTTCCTCTCCTCCACCCTCCTCCCCTCCTCCTTCTTCTCCACCCCCCGCctctcctcctccttcttctcCACCCCCCGCctctcctcctccttcttccCCTCCCCCTTCCTCTCCCCCTCCTTTTTCACCACCTCCTGCCACTCCTCCCCCCGCCACTCCTCCCCCCGCAGTTCCACCACCCTCATTGACCCCAACAGTTACACCTCTTTCTTCTCCACCTGTCTCTTCTCCAGCTCCGTCTCCTTCCAAGGTGTTTGCTCCTGCACTCTCTCCTTCCCTTGCTCCCGGTCCCAGCCTCTCCACCATCTCTCCCTCCGGCGATGAC AGTGGGGCTCAAAACTTGTGGTCCTTTCAGAAGATGATTGGGAGCTTAGTATTCGGATGTGCTTTGCTGTCCATGTTGTTCTAG